CACCATCCGGCGATAATAAGTACTTGTCTTTACCTGTCGGCTGACCAGTGCATTCTTGTAAAACGGAGTCAGCAGCGAACCGAGGCTCTGTTCGAAAGCAAGTTCCTTGTCTTGCTTGTTTTCTCCGTTGAGTTGTCCCCATGAGTAATTGAATGAGGTGGGAGCTGCCTCGACAATCTCTCCGCGAGTGGCTTTTGCCTGACGGATGGCGTTGGCGGCTATTTTCAGTCTCGGATGATTTTGTTTGGCTATCTCGATGGCTTGTTCCAGACTGACCGCTTCCGGTTGCTGCGCTGAGGCGAAAGAAGGAATCAGCAGCAACAACGGCAGGATGACGAAGAACGGCAGATGAAACTTGCTTCCGGGACGTCTCCATACAGCAAATGAGTTGACAATCTTGTAGAATACCGGAATGATAAGCAAAGTCAGCACGGTAGAGATAATCAGTCCGCCGATGACGACCGTAGCCAGCGGGCGTTGTACCTCGGAACCGGCGGAAGTGGCGATTGCCATCGGGACAAATCCCAGCGAGGCGACCAGTCCGGTGAGGAATACGGGACGCAGCAGATGCGGGGTGCCCAGAGTGAGGATTCGGTTGGTAGTCATAGCATATTTATTTCGTTTACGAAGTTCGTTGAAATGGTTCACCATCAGGATACCGTTCAGTACAGCCACACCGAACAAGGCGATGAAACCGACTCCTGCCGAGATGCTGAACGGGAGTCCGCGCAGCCAGAGGGCTACGATACCTCCGATAAGTGACAGCGGGACGGTGGAGAATACCATCAATGTATAAGTAATGTTCTTGAAAGCGAAAAACAAGATCAGCAGAATCAGCATCAGTGCTACCGGAATGACGATCATCAGCGTATTGATGGCGTTTTGCAGGTTCTCAAACTGACCGCCGTATTCGAAGTAGTAGCCCGGTTGCAGTTTGATGTTCTTGTCCAGTGTCTTCTGGATGTTGGCTACTACTTGCTGAATGTCCGCGTCGCGTACGTTCACACCAATCACGATGCGGCGTTTGGTAGCGTCGCGGTTGATCTGCAACGGACCGCTGACAAGTTCGATGCTTGCCACCTCGCCGACCGGAATCTGAATGCCTTCGGAAGTACGCACAAAGAGCTTGTCCAGATTTAAGTCTGCCACTTTCTCCTGATCCAGACGTACGACAAGGTCGAACTTCCGTTCGTTTTCGAAAACCACACCGCTGGCTTCTCCGGCATAGGCTGTCCGGATAATCGTGTTGAGTTCTTCGATATTAATGCCGTAACGGGCTATCTTGCCGCGGTTGTATTTGACAACCAGCTGAGGCAATCCCATCGTCTGCTCTACGATGACGTCTGCTGCCCCCGGCACTTTCTCTACATACGTGGCGGCTTCCTTTGCCCTCTGATAAAGTTCGTGCGTGTCTTCGCCGTATAACTTGACTGCAATATCGGCTTTCGCACCTGTCATCAGCTCGTTGAACCGGAGCTGTATCGGCTGCGAGAAGTTAAACTCGGCACGTTCCGAGAGGGGTTCGAGCGCTTCTTTCATCTTCTCTACCATTTCCGCTCGGCTCGTTGCGCTGGTCCATTCCTTGAAAGGTTTCATGATGATCATCACGTCGGCGTCTTCCACTGCCATCGGGTCGGTGGGGACTTCTGCCGTACCGATCTTCGCCACTACGTGCTTGATTTCGGGAAACTGATCCATCAATGTCTTTTCCGCTTCTTCGGAGAGTTTGATACTTTCCGAAAGTGAACTTCCGGCGGGTAAGGTCATCTGCATGGCGAAGTCGCCTTCGTCCAGTGTCGGGATGAACTCGGCACCCAGACGGGTGAAGAGGAAGAGGGACCCGATCAGTGCGGCAAAAGCAATGACGACGGTGCGTGCTTTGTGATGCAGGCACGCATGCAGGCAACGCTGGTAGAGTTTGTTCAGCTGCTCGAAGAATCGGTCGGCAAGTGTCGGCTTCACTACGATGGTATGTTTCAGGAAGAGCGACGCCATCATAGGGACGTATGTCAGCGACAGGATCAAGGCGCCGATGATGCAGAACACCAGGGTTTTGGCCATTGGAGTGAAGTATTTTCCTTCGATTCCGTTCAAAGTCAGTATCGGGAAGAACACGATGAGAATAATCAGTACGGCGAATGTAGCCGAGCGGACTACACCGGAAGCACCTTTTTCCACCTCTTCGTCCATCTCTTTGCGGGTCAGTGTCCGTCCGCGGAACTGCTTGCTGTAGATGTGTGCCAGGATACCTTCCAGTATGACAATGGAACCATCTACCACAATACCGAAGTCGATGGCGCCGAGGCTCATCAGATTGGCGGTTACGTTGAAAAGACGCATCATGATGAATGCGAAAAGCATAGCCAGCGGGATGACCGAAGCTACAATCAGCCCGGCACGGACGTTGCCCAGAAAGATAATAAGTACGAGGAAGACGATGATGGCTCCTTCAATAAGGTTGTTGACGACGGTGGAGATGTTCCGGTTGACCAGTTCCGAACGGTTCAGATACGGTTCGATGCTGATGCCTTCGGGCAATAAGTGCTGTATCTTTTCCACCCGCTTTTCCAGTTCCTGCGTCACTACATTGGCGTTGGCGCCTTTCAGCATCATGGCAATTCCGCCTACGCATTCGCCCTTTCCGTCCATCGTCATCGCACCGAAACGTTTGGGGGCGCCGAAGCGGACAGCGCCTACGTCACTGATGTGTACGGGAATCCCGTTCCGGTTGGCTACCACGATCTGCTCGATGTCTTTGATGCGGGTGATCATCCCTTCCGAACGGATGTAATAGGCATTCTTTGCTTTCTCGATGTAGCTTCCGCCCGTGTTCTGGTTGTTGCTGCTCAGTGCTTCGAACACTTCGCCGATGGTGATGTTCAGTGAAAACAGGGCGTCGGGGTCTACCGCCACTTCGTATTGTTTCAGATAACCTCCGAAACTGTTTATTTCCACGATGCCCGGTATGCCCGATAACTGGCGTTTCACCATCCAGTCCTGAATGGTACGGAGTTCCATAGCGTCATATTTCTCTTCGTATCCCGGAGCTACTTTCAATATGTATTGGTAGATTTCGCCCAGTCCGGTGGTGATCGGCATCATTTCCGGTGTTCCCAGTTCGGGGGAGATTTCGCCGGATACGGTTTGTATCTGCTCGTTGATCAGCTGGCGGGCATCGAGTGTGGGCACGTCTTCCTTGAAGACGACCGTTACCACTGATAGCCCGAAGCGACTGACGGAACGGATATCTTCTACATTCATGATGTTGCTCATCGCTATTTCGATGGGCATGGTGATGAGCTGCTCCACTTTCTGCGGCGCAAGCGTAGGAGATACGGTTACAATCTGCACCTGATTGTTGGTTATGTCCGGCACGGCGTCAATGGGGAGCGTCAGCATGGCATAGATTCCCCCGATAAACAGGAAGAGGGTGGTTAACCCTACGAATAGTTTTTTCCTGATCGAAAAACGTACGATAGCTTTAAACATGATTTTACAGTGTTATTGTTTCATGTTACAAAGTTACGGACTATCCTTATCCGTGATTATCGGGAAAGGATGAAGCGGAAAGATTGACAGGTGAAATGACGAAATCAAGGTCTGAACGTGAAGGGCTGTTGTCTGTCGAATCAAGGAGTTTGAACCTCCTTTGGTTATTCGCCACAACGTTTTATGCAGCGTTTTTATTGTCACTTGTCACTTTTGCGACTTAATACGTTGCAAATTAGAATGGTAAGGGTGATAATAAGAGGTGACAATAGGGTGATAATAGGCGGAACTTAGTTTTCTATTGTCACCGCGAAGAACTGAAGTTGAGAGGTAGAATATGCTGAAAATAAATGAATTAAATGCTGAAGAAGAATGTCTTAGATGACGAAGATAAGTGAATCCGATGTTGAAAAGGAGTCGTTTCAATGTTGAAGGTAAGTGGCTTCGATGTCGATACTCTTAATGGGTGGAACAAATAGTCTATATAGAACTTTTGGTTTCTAGAGTTTGA
This sequence is a window from Bacteroides thetaiotaomicron VPI-5482. Protein-coding genes within it:
- a CDS encoding CusA/CzcA family heavy metal efflux RND transporter encodes the protein MFKAIVRFSIRKKLFVGLTTLFLFIGGIYAMLTLPIDAVPDITNNQVQIVTVSPTLAPQKVEQLITMPIEIAMSNIMNVEDIRSVSRFGLSVVTVVFKEDVPTLDARQLINEQIQTVSGEISPELGTPEMMPITTGLGEIYQYILKVAPGYEEKYDAMELRTIQDWMVKRQLSGIPGIVEINSFGGYLKQYEVAVDPDALFSLNITIGEVFEALSSNNQNTGGSYIEKAKNAYYIRSEGMITRIKDIEQIVVANRNGIPVHISDVGAVRFGAPKRFGAMTMDGKGECVGGIAMMLKGANANVVTQELEKRVEKIQHLLPEGISIEPYLNRSELVNRNISTVVNNLIEGAIIVFLVLIIFLGNVRAGLIVASVIPLAMLFAFIMMRLFNVTANLMSLGAIDFGIVVDGSIVILEGILAHIYSKQFRGRTLTRKEMDEEVEKGASGVVRSATFAVLIILIVFFPILTLNGIEGKYFTPMAKTLVFCIIGALILSLTYVPMMASLFLKHTIVVKPTLADRFFEQLNKLYQRCLHACLHHKARTVVIAFAALIGSLFLFTRLGAEFIPTLDEGDFAMQMTLPAGSSLSESIKLSEEAEKTLMDQFPEIKHVVAKIGTAEVPTDPMAVEDADVMIIMKPFKEWTSATSRAEMVEKMKEALEPLSERAEFNFSQPIQLRFNELMTGAKADIAVKLYGEDTHELYQRAKEAATYVEKVPGAADVIVEQTMGLPQLVVKYNRGKIARYGINIEELNTIIRTAYAGEASGVVFENERKFDLVVRLDQEKVADLNLDKLFVRTSEGIQIPVGEVASIELVSGPLQINRDATKRRIVIGVNVRDADIQQVVANIQKTLDKNIKLQPGYYFEYGGQFENLQNAINTLMIVIPVALMLILLILFFAFKNITYTLMVFSTVPLSLIGGIVALWLRGLPFSISAGVGFIALFGVAVLNGILMVNHFNELRKRNKYAMTTNRILTLGTPHLLRPVFLTGLVASLGFVPMAIATSAGSEVQRPLATVVIGGLIISTVLTLLIIPVFYKIVNSFAVWRRPGSKFHLPFFVILPLLLLIPSFASAQQPEAVSLEQAIEIAKQNHPRLKIAANAIRQAKATRGEIVEAAPTSFNYSWGQLNGENKQDKELAFEQSLGSLLTPFYKNALVSRQVKTSTYYRRMVEKEVIAEVKRAWAYYQYAANLCSMYRDQDKMAEELKRIGEIRYQQGEITLLEKNMMTTTAADLHNRWYQAQEEEKTALARFQWCCYADSPIVPADSTLSLFYTTLSDGNLSEAHTGYFRSQAEEAKAMLHVERSHFFPEISIGYTRQDILPLKSLNAWMVGVSFPVYFLPQKSKVKQARLAAASAQIQADANIRELRNKVMELEASLRRYNESLRYYTTSALKEAEELTKAANLQLQQSETGVAEYIQSVTTARDIRRGYIETVYQYNIAALEHELFE